One genomic region from Plasmodium berghei ANKA genome assembly, chromosome: 4 encodes:
- a CDS encoding pre-mRNA-processing factor 19, putative produces the protein MSILCTISGQTPDEPVVSKTGYIFEKRLIEKHIKNYGICPVSGEILTLEDLYPIKIEKFVKPRPITATSIPGLLSIFQTEWDSMISEMFSLRTHVNDVRNQLSHCLYQYDAATRVIAKLLKEKNNCQEEINNLRNQILQLKNGNDILDDLEIGISEDLLNEMQNIAKELLMNRKKRKVENVNSPNEWKKITSTNEFNIHSSIIPGVTCLSIDINKLKYNYDDDHKNHNFFSGGKDGNIYYVSLNNNKIISKLQGHLKKVNSIISHPSNSICISGSNDKTIRIWKGDPDTNEYVTSHIITKHKDKINSLSLHPLENYFISSSNDSIWILHDMETGKTIKTCKSSPSPFKNLSIHPDGMMLGIGSEDSNIYIYDIKSQEYKASLTGHTKSIESISFSENGYYLASISKDNTLKLWDLRKATSFQTIELENTPKHITFDYSGKYLSLSVGNDIQIFNFETKNQANLITTLSSHTDIVTQTCFGSRTSYLLSSSMDKTVKLWS, from the coding sequence atgtcAATTTTGTGTACAATAAGCGGGCAAACGCCCGATGAACCTGTAGTAAGTAAAActggatatatttttgaaaaacgATTGATtgaaaaacatattaaaaattatgggATTTGTCCAGTAAGCGGAGAAATACTAACTTTAGAAGATTTATATCCaattaaaattgaaaagTTTGTAAAACCTAGACCTATTACAGCCACAAGTATACCAGGACTATTATCAATTTTTCAAACAGAATGGGATTCAATGATATCTGAAATGTTCAGTCTAAGAACTCATGTTAATGATGTTCGAAATCAATTAAGCCATTGCTTATATCAATATGATGCAGCTACTAGAGTAATtgcaaaattattaaaagaaaaaaataattgtcaagaagaaataaataatttacgAAACCAAATtttacaattaaaaaatggaaatgatatattagaTGATTTAGAAATTGGAATAAGTGAAGActtattaaatgaaatgcaaaatattgcaaaagaattattaatgaatagaaaaaaaagaaaagtaGAAAATGTTAACTCACCAAAtgaatggaaaaaaattacaagtACTAATGAGTTTAATATTCATTCATCTATAATACCAGGTGTAACTTGTTTATCtatagatataaataaattaaaatataattatgatgatgatcataaaaatcataattttttttcggGAGGAAAAGATggtaatatttattatgtctcattaaataataataaaattatatcaaaattacaaggtcatttaaaaaaggtTAATTCAATTATTTCACATCCATCAAACTCTATATGCATTTCTGGATCAAATGATAAAACTATTCGAATATGGAAAGGTGATCCCGATACAAATGAATATGTAACATCACATATTATCACAAAAcataaagataaaattaattctTTATCATTACATCCCcttgaaaattattttataagttCATCAAACGATAGCATATGGATTCTTCATGATATGGAAACAGGGAAAACTATTAAAACATGCAAAAGTAGTCCAAGtccttttaaaaatttatcaaTACATCCTGATGGAATGATGCTTGGTATAGGATCAGAAGATTcgaatatttatatatacgaTATTAAAAGTCAAGAATATAAAGCATCATTAACAGGTCATACTAAATCGATAGAATCAATTTCATTTAGTGAAAATGGATATTATTTAGCATCTATTTCTAAAGATAATACACTAAAATTGTGGGATTTAAGAAAAGCTACAAGTTTCCAAACTATCGAATTAGAGAACACTCCAAAACACATCACTTTTGATTATTCGGGAAAATATCTATCCCTTTCAGTAGGAAAtgatatacaaatttttaatttcgaAACAAAAAATCAAGCAAATTTAATCACCACGCTTTCATCACATACAGACATAGTTACACAAACCTGTTTTGGTAGTAGAacatcatatttattatcaagTTCTATGGATAAAACTGTTAAGTTGTGGAGTTGA
- a CDS encoding splicing factor 3B subunit 1, putative, whose amino-acid sequence MGTKKNEPNKKDTKKKNIKYEINNTVNDIKYVREIDPLLNEDDSENVFLNNNNININTLKNEIVKNELDNNNNIDDVSLGLIKDKSIKNRENEFQKKKYDYILSPERADPFEEKSPSPGERTYTDIMLDINKKNIKNKILNNNKKENNAVSTSDIHSHQEEKKKMKLGNENGDGIKSKWDFINENQDIVDFGNMATPAPNKWTETPFILNDGNIKNKKKKMSRWDKTVENSSNNNIGDSKIINSDINNLKTPIISGNKYNENMIINTPILGTNVMTPITPYSGSIQNNDYIKFKIKNEMDFRNRPLTDEDLDNLLPSEGYEIVKPPEEYETIRKNKLKILFKNMKDTTTTPLIQGNTNIILNSGQSTLDIVDNTFIDENGKSTFMSHTPFYNLPNADNTLKEEDEKILREQNKIMEITNPQLLNELKYIEIKNEDYIYFNKLFQNYNEDDLSQDEIKERKIMLLLLKIKNGTPSIRRNALRTITDKVKELGPENLFNLILPMMMQNTLEDQERHLLVKVIDRILFKLDDLVRPYVHKILVVIEPLLIDEDYYARVEGREIISNLAKAAGLATMIGIMRPDIDHPDEYVRNTTARAFAVVASALGIPSLILFLKAVCQSKKSWEARHTGIKIVQQMAILTGCAILPHLKQLVNIIAHGLHDEHQKIRTITALALAALAEAATPYGIEAFDPVLRPLWKGITEYRGKCLASFLKAIGLIIPLMDGYHANYYTKEVMIILINEFNSPDEEMKKIVLKCVKQCIQTEGIEKDYINQEIVNPFFEQFWIIRNSNDKKNFNLIVDTTVEIANKIGGAVVIAKIVDDLKDPSESYRKMVMQTIQNIINNLGVDDIDQKLEEQLIDGILYSFQEQTSDDYYVLLNAFDVIVNKLKLRMKPYLPQIAGIIRWRLNTPLPKVRQQSAELIARISKLIKICDEQQMLGHLALYLYEYLGEEYPEVLGNILKALKSIVIVLGVNNMTPPIKDLLPRITPILKNRHEKVQENVIDLIGIIADKGGDMVSPKEWDRICFDLIELLKSNKKLIRRATIQTFGYIARTIGPFEVLTVLLNNLRVQERQLRVCTTVAIAIVADTCLPYSVLAALMNEYKTQDLNVQNGVLKALSFMFEYIGEIAKDYVYSVVSLLEHALTDRDLVHRQIATWACKHLALGCFGLNREDALIHLLNHVWPNIFETSPHLIQAVIDSIDGFRVALGPAIIFQYLVQGIFHPSKKVREIYWKIYNNVYIGHQDSLVPIYPPFETIGDSNFARDELRYVL is encoded by the coding sequence ATGggaactaaaaaaaatgaaccaaataaaaaggatacaaaaaaaaaaaacataaaatatgaaataaataatactgTAAAcgatataaaatatgttagaGAAATTGATCCTTTGCTAAATGAAGATGATTCTGAAAATGTGTttctaaataataataatataaacataaatactttaaaaaatgaaatagtTAAGAATGAATTagataacaataataatattgatgaTGTGTCACTTGGATTGATAAAAGATAAATCTATAAAAAACCGTGAAAAtgaatttcaaaaaaaaaaatatgattatattttatcgCCAGAAAGAGCAGATCCCTTTGAAGAAAAATCCCCATCTCCTGGGGAAAGAACATACACAGATATTATGCttgatattaataaaaaaaatataaaaaataaaattttaaataataataaaaaagaaaataatgcTGTAAGTACATCTGATATTCATAGTCATCAagaagaaaagaaaaaaatgaaattgggaaatgaaaatggagatggaataaaaagtaaatgggattttataaatgaaaatcaAGATATTGTTGATTTTGGAAATATGGCAACACCTGCTCCAAATAAATGGACTGAAACTCCTTTTATTCTAAATGATgggaatataaaaaataaaaaaaaaaaaatgtcaaGATGGGACAAAACAGTGGAAAATagtagtaataataatattggagatagtaaaataattaattcaGATATTAATAATCTTAAAACTCCAATTATATcaggaaataaatataatgaaaatatgataataaatacaCCAATTTTGGGAACTAATGTTATGACGCCCATAACACCATATTCAGGTtctatacaaaataatgattatataaaatttaaaataaaaaatgaaatggATTTTAGAAATAGACCATTAACAGATGAAGATTTAGATAATTTGTTACCTTCAGAAGGATATGAAATAGTTAAACCCCCAGAAGAATATGAAActattagaaaaaataaattaaaaatattatttaaaaatatgaaagaTACAACAACAACACCTTTAATTCAAGggaatacaaatataattttaaattcagGACAAAGTACATTGGATATTGTTgataatacatttattgACGAGAATGGGAAAAGCACATTTATGAGTCATACAcctttttataatttaccAAATGCTGATAATACTTTAAAAGAAgaagatgaaaaaattttgagagaacaaaataaaataatggaaaTCACAAATCCACAACTTTTAAATGaactaaaatatattgaaataaaaaatgaagattatatttattttaataaattatttcaaaattataatgaagATGATTTATCACaagatgaaataaaagaaagaaaaattatgttattacttttaaaaataaaaaatggtaCACCTTCAATTAGAAGAAATGCATTAAGAACAATAACAGATAAAGTAAAAGAATTAGGGCCtgaaaatttgtttaatttaatattaccTATGATGATGCAAAACACTTTAGAGGATCAAGAAAGACATCTGTTAGTTAAAGTTATAGAtagaatattatttaaattagaTGATTTAGTTAGACCATATGTTCATAAAATTCTAGTTGTTATAGAACCTCTACTTATAGATGAAGATTATTATGCGAGAGTTGAGGGCCGAGAAATAATTAGTAATTTAGCAAAAGCTGCAGGTTTAGCAACTATGATAGGTATTATGAGACCCGATATTGACCATCCAGATGAATATGTAAGGAATACAACTGCCCGAGCATTTGCTGTTGTTGCATCTGCATTAGGTATCCCatctttaatattatttctaaaAGCAGTTTGTCAATCCAAAAAAAGTTGGGAAGCAAGGCATACCGGTATAAAAATTGTGCAACAAATGGCAATATTAACAGGATGTGCAATATTACCACATTTAAAACAATTGGTAAATATTATTGCACATGGATTACATGATGAACATCAAAAAATTCGAACCATAACTGCATTAGCTTTAGCTGCTTTAGCAGAAGCAGCAACGCCATATGGTATTGAAGCATTTGATCCTGTTCTTCGACCATTATGGAAAGGAATTACAGAATATCGGGGAAAATGTTTAGCATCTTTTTTAAAAGCAATAGGACTTATTATACCATTAATGGATGGATATCATgcaaattattatacaaaagaagttatgattatattaataaatgaatttaatTCTCCAGATgaagaaatgaaaaaaatagttttaaAATGTGTTAAACAATGTATTCAAACAGAAGGCATAGAAAAagattatataaatcaaGAAATTGTAAATCCATTTTTTGAACAGTTTTGGATTATAAGAAATagtaatgataaaaaaaattttaatttgattGTTGATACAACAGTTGAAATtgcaaataaaattggGGGAGCAGTTGTTATAGCCAAAATAGTAGATGATTTAAAAGATCCATCAGAATCTTATAGAAAAATGGTTATGCAAacaatacaaaatataattaacaaTTTAGGAGTTGATGATATAGATCAAAAATTAGAAGAACAATTAATTGATggaattttatattcttttcaAGAACAAACATCAGACgattattatgttttattaaatgcATTTGATGTTattgtaaataaattaaaattacgAATGAAGCCATACTTACCACAAATTGCTGGTATAATAAGATGGAGACTTAATACTCCATTACCAAAAGTAAGACAACAAAGTGCTGAACTTATAGCTCGCATTTCTAAActaattaaaatatgtgaTGAACAACAAATGCTTGGTCATTTAGCTTTATAtctatatgaatatttagGAGAAGAATATCCAGAGGTTTTaggaaatattttaaaagcCTTAAAATCTATTGTAATAGTATTAGGagtaaataatatgacACCTCCAATTAAAGATTTGTTACCAAGAATTACaccaattttaaaaaatagacATGAAAAAGTTCAAGAAAATGTTATCGATTTAATTGGAATTATTGCAGATAAAGGAGGGGATATGGTTTCCCCAAAAGAATGGGATAGAATATGCTTTGATTTAATAGAACTtttaaaatcaaataaaaaattaattagaAGAGCTACAATACAAACATTTGGATATATAGCACGCACTATTGGGCCGTTTGAAGTCTTAACagtattattaaataatttaagaGTTCAAGAAAGGCAATTAAGAGTATGTACTACAGTTGCTATAGCAATTGTTGCTGATACTTGTTTACCATATTCTGTTTTAGCAGCCCTTAtgaatgaatataaaacacAAGATCTTAATGTACAAAATGGTGTGTTAAAGGCCTTATCTTTTATGTTTGAATATATTGGAGAAATCGCAAAAGATTATGTTTATTCTGTTGTATCATTGTTAGAACATGCATTAACAGATAGAGATTTAGTTCATAGACAAATAGCTACATGGGCATGTAAGCATTTAGCTTTAGGGTGTTTTGGACTTAACCGTGAAGATGCTTTGATACATTTGTTAAATCATGTTTGgccaaatatttttgaaacaTCGCCACATCTAATACAAGCTGTTATAGATTCTATAGATGGTTTTAGAGTTGCTCTTGGTCCAGctattatatttcaatACTTAGTGCAAGGTATTTTTCACCCTTCAAAAAAAGTTAGAGAAATTTATTggaaaatttataataatgtttATATTGGGCATCAGGATAGCCTTGTCCCGATATATCCTCCGTTTGAAACGATTGGAGATAGTAACTTTGCTCGGGATGAATTACGTTATGTTTTATAA
- a CDS encoding dual specificity protein phosphatase has translation MIVKVFDKIFISNIYDANNVYKLINLNIGAVLTCFECNGIEWCNHHENDKSNLLFYKDRLIKCKGEVPEEINSTNSFNSNMLSLNNIIDNNDKTINIPKTILNEEFEHCDNIIFPQEILNEKLENNVIKDYINSMIEIENDVGIYCFKNSESNLKELINLKTHEEELNNNSEYNENENENIYTHNIANAQTVCEMNKTMRKNFSISYNNIYKMKHMYLNILDTYDENILNHIEKAHEFIDNTINENKNILIHCMAGISRCSSIILSYVSRKNKKGINHNFSILKSRYPFAHPNDNFYRQLLLYEKMNYNLDGCNEYHNIYKKIKLNNKFLEDLKFCNLNNNKAPTCKYSCKFCRRILFNNNDIIDHDTTKHQIKKKYGDSCTSIFIEKKEWIMTDNKMKGIIYCPNTSCNTKLGKWSWTGICCSCGYLQIPAFMFNDSNIDRIKININ, from the exons atgatAGTAAAagtttttgataaaatatttataagtaatatatatgatgcaaataatgtatacaaattaattaatCTTAACATAGGAGCTGTATTGACATGCTTTGAATGTAATGGAATTGAATGGTGTAACCAtcatgaaaatgataaaagtaacttattattttataaagaCAGATTGATAAAATGTAAAGGAGAAGTACCAGAAGAAATAAACTCCAcaaattcatttaataGCAATATGTTatctttaaataatataattgacaataatgataaaacaataaatattcctaaaactatattaaatgaagaATTTGAACATtgtgataatataatttttccacaagaaatattaaatgaaaaattggaaaataATGTAATTAAAGATTACATAAATTCAATGATtgaaatagaaaatgatGTTGGTATTTATTGTTTCAAAAATAGTGAATCAAACTTAAAagaattaattaatttgaAAACACATGAAGAGGAACTAAACAATAATTCGGAATACAATGAAAATGagaatgaaaatatttacacaCATAATATAGCAAATGCTCAAACAGTTTGTGAAATGAATAAAACTATGAGAAAAAATTTTAGcatttcatataataatatatataaaatgaaacatatgtatttaaatatattagacACATATGacgaaaatatattaaaccATATAGAAAAAGCACATGAATTTATAGATAACAcaattaatgaaaataaaaatattttaattcattGTATGGCCGGAATTTCTCGATGCTCCTctataatattatcatatgTTTCccgaaaaaataaaaaaggaattaACCACAATTTTTCAATACTTAAAAGTCGATACCCATTTGCTCATCCAAACGATAATTTTTATCGACAACTTTtgttatatgaaaaaatgaactATAATCTtgat gGATGTAATGAATAtcacaatatatataaaaaaattaagttAAACAATAAATTTCTTGaagatttaaaattttgtaatttaaataacaaCAAAGCTCCTACCTGTAAATACAGTTGCAA ATTTTGCAGACGCATCTTATTCAATAATAACGACATAATTGACCATGATACAACTAAacatcaaataaaaaagaag tatGGAGATTCCTGTACAAGCatttttatagaaaaaaaggAATGGATAATGacagataataaaatgaaaggCATTATATACTGTCCTAACACTAGT tgcAATACCAAACTTGGAAAATGGTCATGGACTGGAATATGCTGTTCATGTGGATACTTGCAAATACCTGCATTTATG TTCAATGACTCTAATATTGATCgtataaaaattaacataaattaa